The following are encoded in a window of Providencia rettgeri genomic DNA:
- a CDS encoding ABC transporter permease codes for MSSDLFGLNISRPQVIPQFVVKYRGLFLPSIVLAVLLFAVFFPAWFTHYAPDEVDLTAILQPPSTEHWFGTDQLGRDVYTRVVYGTSLSLSIGLGATLIACLGGILLGNAAVLAPRFIRTPLVRLLDIMLAFPDLLLALLVIAVLGRGPENTLLAVGIAAIAGYARLVRSQVLLVKSSGYVEHAIALGASSGRIIFRHIVPNTLRPLLILATIGVGHAVLAASALSFLGLGVTPPTAEWGALLADGRNYLDSAPWISLMPASVIALSVITITLMGRRIQRLIARGEF; via the coding sequence ATGAGCAGTGATTTGTTTGGGCTCAATATCTCACGACCACAGGTTATTCCCCAGTTTGTGGTGAAATATCGCGGTTTATTTTTACCTAGTATCGTATTAGCGGTATTGTTGTTCGCAGTATTTTTTCCCGCTTGGTTTACTCACTATGCACCCGATGAGGTTGATTTAACGGCGATTTTGCAACCGCCTAGTACAGAACATTGGTTTGGTACCGATCAACTCGGTAGGGATGTATATACGCGAGTGGTGTATGGCACCTCGTTATCACTTAGCATTGGCTTAGGTGCTACGTTAATTGCATGTTTAGGTGGGATATTATTAGGCAATGCGGCAGTGTTAGCGCCGCGGTTTATCCGTACACCGTTAGTACGTTTGCTTGATATCATGTTGGCCTTTCCTGATTTATTGCTGGCGTTATTAGTGATCGCAGTATTAGGGCGTGGACCTGAGAATACTTTGCTGGCGGTAGGGATAGCGGCGATCGCGGGGTATGCCCGGCTAGTCCGCTCACAGGTGCTATTGGTTAAATCCTCGGGTTATGTTGAGCATGCCATTGCTCTTGGGGCGTCGTCGGGGCGCATTATTTTTCGACATATTGTGCCTAATACCCTGCGCCCTTTACTCATATTAGCCACTATTGGTGTGGGTCATGCGGTGTTAGCCGCTTCGGCCTTGAGTTTCTTGGGGTTGGGTGTCACACCGCCGACGGCGGAATGGGGAGCTTTGCTCGCGGATGGTCGAAATTATTTAGACAGTGCACCATGGATAAGCTTAATGCCAGCCTCCGTAATTGCATTGTCAGTGATCACCATTACATTAATGGGCAGACGCATACAGCGATTGATTGCGCGAGGTGAATTTTAA